One part of the Synechococcales cyanobacterium T60_A2020_003 genome encodes these proteins:
- a CDS encoding ferrochelatase: MGRVGVLLLNLGGPEQLEDVRPFLFNLFSDPEIIRLPFSWLQKPLAWMISTSREKKSQENYKEIGGGSPLRRITEEQAQELQATLRNKGYDASVYIGMRYWYPFTEEAIARIKRDHIEELVILPLYPQYSISTSGSSFRLLEKLWNEDATLHNIRHTVVASWYDSPGYLKAMADLIAKELDQFPNPNDVHVFFSAHGVPISYVEEAGDPYQQEIEACTRLIMQTLNRPNAYSLAYQSRVGPVEWLRPYTEDAIQELADQGIKDMVVVPISFVSEHIETLQEIDIEYREVAEEAGIEHFQRVPALNTHPLFIDDLANIVTKALEAPSVELSQVPRPQKVKLYPQERWEWGLTTAAEVWNGRLAMVGFIALLIELISGRGPLHLVGLL; encoded by the coding sequence ATGGGTCGAGTCGGAGTCTTACTGCTCAATTTGGGCGGACCAGAACAACTGGAGGACGTGCGTCCATTCTTGTTTAATCTGTTCTCCGACCCAGAGATCATTCGATTGCCGTTTAGTTGGTTGCAAAAGCCGCTTGCCTGGATGATCTCCACTTCTCGTGAGAAAAAATCTCAAGAGAACTATAAAGAGATCGGTGGTGGCTCCCCCCTTCGTCGCATCACAGAGGAGCAAGCGCAGGAATTACAAGCCACGCTTCGCAACAAGGGATACGATGCTAGCGTTTATATTGGCATGCGCTACTGGTATCCGTTTACGGAAGAGGCGATCGCCCGCATTAAGCGCGATCACATTGAAGAACTTGTCATTCTGCCCCTTTATCCCCAATACTCCATTAGCACTAGTGGTTCCAGCTTCCGGCTGCTCGAAAAGCTCTGGAACGAGGATGCTACTCTGCACAATATTCGTCATACCGTTGTGGCATCGTGGTACGACAGCCCTGGATATCTAAAAGCTATGGCTGATTTGATCGCGAAGGAACTCGATCAATTCCCGAATCCGAACGATGTCCATGTGTTCTTTAGTGCGCATGGGGTACCCATAAGCTACGTCGAAGAAGCAGGCGATCCCTATCAGCAAGAGATTGAAGCTTGCACGCGCCTGATCATGCAGACTCTAAATCGTCCGAATGCCTATTCGCTCGCCTATCAGAGTCGGGTTGGCCCTGTGGAGTGGCTCCGTCCCTACACGGAAGACGCGATTCAAGAACTGGCCGACCAAGGCATTAAAGATATGGTGGTTGTGCCCATCAGCTTTGTGTCAGAGCATATTGAAACCCTGCAAGAAATTGATATTGAGTATCGTGAAGTTGCGGAGGAAGCGGGCATTGAACACTTCCAGCGAGTGCCTGCCCTGAATACCCATCCCCTCTTCATTGATGATCTAGCCAACATCGTTACTAAGGCGCTCGAAGCACCGAGCGTTGAGTTGTCCCAAGTACCTCGCCCCCAAAAGGTCAAACTCTATCCTCAAGAACGTTGGGAATGGGGCTTAACAACGGCGGCAGAAGTTTGGAATGGACGATTAGCCATGGTGGGCTTTATTGCGCTGCTCATTGAGCTGATTAGTGGTCGAGGGCCATTACACTTGGTAGGACTACTTTAA
- the aroA gene encoding 3-phosphoshikimate 1-carboxyvinyltransferase produces the protein MASASIVLDSSNVHHTLTIAPPAGGFSLNGEITIPGDKSISHRALMLGALAQGETTVQGLLLGEDPRSTANCFRAMGATISDLNTDLVRIQGIGLGQLQEPIDVLDAGNSGTTMRLMLGILASHPQRFFTVTGDASLRSRPMSRVITPLQQMGAQIWHRQGGYAPLAVQGQALKPIHYHSPIASAQVKSCLLLAGLMTEGETTVTEPALSRDHSERMLRAFGAHINLDPETNSVTVVGPAALTGQAVIVPGDISSAAFWMVAAAIVPGSNLLIQNVGVNPTRTGILEAMQQMDADVTLENERVVAGEPVADIRVRHSPLSACTIGGDIIPRLIDEIPILAVAAAFANGTTVIKDAEELRVKESDRLAVMASALNAMGAQVTEHPDGMEIMGGTPLKGAEVDSHTDHRIAMSLAIAALNAQGTTLIRRAEAAAISYPTFTPTLQQLCS, from the coding sequence ATGGCTTCTGCATCCATTGTTCTTGATTCTTCAAACGTTCATCACACCCTGACAATTGCTCCCCCGGCAGGCGGGTTTTCTCTAAACGGTGAGATTACGATTCCAGGTGATAAATCCATTTCCCACCGTGCCCTCATGCTTGGTGCGTTAGCTCAAGGGGAAACGACGGTTCAGGGGCTTTTATTGGGTGAAGACCCCCGGAGTACGGCTAACTGTTTCCGGGCAATGGGAGCCACGATTTCAGATCTCAATACTGACTTAGTGCGCATTCAAGGGATTGGGCTAGGGCAACTACAAGAGCCAATTGATGTCCTGGATGCAGGCAACTCTGGCACCACGATGCGATTGATGCTGGGCATTTTAGCCTCCCATCCCCAGCGCTTTTTCACCGTGACAGGCGATGCGTCCCTGCGATCGCGCCCCATGTCTCGTGTGATCACTCCCCTTCAGCAAATGGGTGCACAGATCTGGCATCGTCAAGGGGGATACGCCCCCTTAGCGGTGCAAGGACAAGCGCTCAAGCCGATTCACTACCATTCCCCTATTGCCTCAGCTCAAGTTAAATCCTGCCTTCTGCTGGCAGGACTGATGACTGAGGGTGAAACCACGGTGACGGAACCTGCACTTTCCCGTGACCATAGCGAGCGGATGCTGAGGGCGTTTGGAGCCCATATCAACCTTGATCCCGAAACAAACAGCGTCACGGTGGTGGGGCCCGCCGCCCTAACCGGACAAGCGGTGATTGTACCTGGCGACATCAGTTCTGCAGCCTTTTGGATGGTGGCCGCCGCCATCGTGCCGGGTTCCAACCTTCTGATCCAGAATGTGGGGGTGAATCCCACGCGCACCGGAATTCTAGAAGCGATGCAGCAGATGGACGCGGATGTCACCTTGGAGAATGAGCGCGTCGTTGCCGGAGAACCTGTGGCTGACATTCGGGTGCGCCATAGCCCTCTAAGCGCTTGCACTATTGGCGGTGACATTATTCCCCGCCTGATTGACGAGATTCCAATTTTGGCCGTAGCAGCGGCCTTTGCCAATGGCACAACCGTGATTAAAGACGCCGAAGAACTACGAGTGAAGGAGAGCGATCGCCTTGCCGTGATGGCCTCTGCCCTGAACGCAATGGGTGCCCAAGTCACAGAACACCCGGATGGCATGGAAATTATGGGGGGGACTCCCTTGAAGGGGGCTGAGGTGGATAGTCACACCGATCACCGCATTGCCATGAGTTTGGCGATCGCAGCCCTTAACGCCCAAGGAACCACCCTGATCCGCCGCGCTGAGGCCGCCGCGATTTCCTATCCCACCTTTACGCCGACATTGCAGCAATTGTGTAGTTAG